A single genomic interval of Asterias amurensis chromosome 1, ASM3211899v1 harbors:
- the LOC139944083 gene encoding UPF0696 protein C11orf68 homolog yields MMNRKSELPSDSDEDRVSALVDGLNKLTLPNKGTGSKTIKEQTDGNPHALRQESLLDVRGKDVSEYTETSAGFGSDRNHLGACGWGNLEPEGFGEPRAAIMTTRTTTQNKNEFSNAHPGTGQQQEVSNPRIGEGSHLQKGELTASDRKFADSKLANTEDFYRFDPSEYGEFKWRKRFLQFLEKYSPSKTRRHKIVVMSPSHVYIEHDKEGLETAWGKLTDSKDAINFRKVKQLAVSYGCVFGIWLLFVQTRSVDQIWEQIALATVEGKLGTGAKVTSYDDRPVNNERKHVISVYTKDFTDYTDVMAIERKLRDMYKSKLLFKPGVHAILGIYAGNKYGLRPSIYVSEWDTMRKMSKIHSNID; encoded by the exons ATGATGAATCGGAAATCGGAACTTCCGTCTGACTCTGATGAGGATCGAGTCAGTGCCCTGGTTGATGGATTGAACAAACTCACACT GCCAAATAAAGGCACAGGCTCTAAAACAATCAAAGAGCAAACCGATGGCAACCCACATGCTCTAAGGCAAGAGTCTCTACTGGACGTTCGAGGTAAAGACGTCTCAGAATACACTGAGACGTCTGCAGGATTTGGCTCTGACCGTAATCATCTAGGAGCTTGTGGATGGGGGAATCTGGAACCTGAGGGTTTTGGAGAGCCGCGGGCAGCGATCATGACCACAAGAACAACCACCCAAAACAAGAACGAGTTTTCAAACGCCCATCCCGGCACAGGGCAGCAACAAGAAGTGTCGAACCCACGTATAGGGGAAGGAAGTCATCTTCAGAAAGGAGAGCTGACTGCCTCCGATCGGAAGTTCGCTGACTCCAAGTTAGCAAATACAGAAGATTTTTACCGGTTTGATCCTTCCGAATATGGAGAATTCAAATGGCGTAAAAGATTTCTGCAATTTCTAGAGAAATATTCACCCTCAAAGACGAGGCGACA TAAGATTGTGGTGATGTCTCCAAGCCATGTTTATATAGAACATGATAAAGAAGGACTTGAAACCGCCTGGGGAAAACTGACTGACTCAAAAGATGCAATCAACTTCAGGAAGGTCAAACAGTTAGCAGTTTCTTATGG ATGTGTGTTCGGTATCTGGCTCCTGTTTGTTCAAACCAGGAGCGTAGACCAAATATGGGAGCAAATTGCTTTGGCAACGGTTGAAGGTAAGCTGGGAACAGGCGCTAAAGTGACATCATACGATGACAGGCCCgttaataatgaacgaaaacaCGTCATCAGTGTGTACACGAAAGACTTCACAGATTACACTGATGTCATGGCGATAGAACGAAAACTACGTGACATGTATAAGTCGAAACTATTGTTTAAACCAGGTGTTCATGCCATATTGGGTATATATGCTGGGAATAAATATGGATTGAGACCTTCAATCTACGTATCGGAATGGGATACAATGAGAAAGATGTCCAAAATACATAGCAACATAGACTAG
- the LOC139944133 gene encoding UPF0696 protein C11orf68 homolog: MACRRSYSSDSGEDDQVGALAGCLSKLQMKSSSSKDSESQEAPVPSVPAFENPERSTRLHADAKAAYEDDGLFFDPSDYPEEERLELLQTFFETSAPSKTKRSDGIGWITVRSPSFVDEGLGDTEGLQSAWKDLTDSSDTIDFQTVKKLALKYRCLSGIWLLFFYTGTRIDEAWEKIATATVKDKLGTHAKVTPLKDAGEGKALHGQEHVVSVYTRDFTDKAHVMEIEEKLRDLGMRGRMAYKPRFYSIIGVYAQNKWRLRPGIYTSHWDEVNNEASVSYQTAYRY; the protein is encoded by the exons ATGGCATGCAGAAGAAGCTACTCGTCTGATTCAGGCGAAGATGATCAGGTCGGGGCCCTCGCTGGGTGTCTATCCAAACTACAAAT GAAATCTAGTTCCAGCAAAGACTCCGAGAGTCAGGAAGCACCGGTACCCTCAGTCCCGGCCTTCGAGAATCCGGAGCGTTCAACCCGGCTTCATGCGGACGCCAAAGCAGCCTATGAAGATGACGGACTCTTCTTCGATCCGTCCGATTACCCCGAGGAGGAACGCCTGGAGTTGCTCCAGACGTTTTTCGAAACTAGTGCCCCATCAAAAACTAAACG GTCTGATGGAATTGGTTGGATTACAGTACGATCTCCAAGCTTTGTAGATGAAGGACTGGGTGATACAGAAGGACTCCAGTCTGCATGGAAAGACTTAACTGACTCATCTGATACAATCGACTTCCAAACTGTCAAGAAACTGGCTCTGAAATATAG GTGCCTGAGCGGTATTTGGCTTCTGTTTTTCTACACCGGGACAAGAATCGACGAGGCATGGGAAAAAATCGCCACGGCCACGGTGAAAGACAAGCTGGGCACGCACGCCAAAGTGACGCCGTTAAAAGACGCCGGTGAAGGCAAGGCACTCCATGGGCAAGAGCACGTCGTGAGTGTCTACACTAGAGACTTCACTGATAAGGCTCATGTGATGGAGATCGAAGAAAAACTACGTGATCTTGGGATGCGGGGTAGGATGGCTTACAAGCCAAGGTTCTACTCAATTATTGGTGTGTATGCACAGAATAAATGGAGACTGCGACCGGGTATCTACACGTCGCACTGGGATGAAGTGAACAATGAAGCGTCTGTCAGCTACCAGACAGCTTATAGGTATTAG
- the LOC139944118 gene encoding UPF0696 protein C11orf68 homolog — protein MASRRSYSSGSGEDDQIGALAGCLSKLQMKSSSSKDSESQEAPVPSVPAFENPERSTRLHADAKAAYEEDGLFFDPSGYPEEERLELLQKFFETSAPSKTKRSDGIGWITVRSPSFVDEGLGDTEGLQAAWEELTDSSDTIDFQTVKKLALKYRCLSGIWLLFFTTGTRIDEAWEKIATATVKDKLGTHAKVTPLEDEGEGKVLHGQDHAVSVYTRDFIDKADVMKMEEKLRDLGMRGRMTYKPRFYSIIGVYAQNKWRLRPSIYTSHWDEVNNEASVRDTTISYQTKKAYRY, from the exons ATGGCGAGCAGAAGAAGCTACTCGTCTGGTTCAGGCGAAGATGATCAGATCGGGGCCCTCGCTGGGTGTCTATCCAAACTACAAAT GAAATCTAGTTCCAGCAAAGACTCCGAGAGTCAGGAAGCACCGGTACCCTCAGTCCCGGCCTTCGAGAATCCGGAGCGTTCAACCCGGCTTCATGCGGACGCCAAAGCAGCCTATGAAGAGGATGGACTCTTCTTCGATCCGTCCGGTTACCCCGAGGAGGAACGCCTGGAGTTGCTCCAGAAGTTTTTCGAAACTAGTGCCCCATCAAAAACTAAACG GTCTGATGGAATTGGTTGGATTACAGTACGATCTCCAAGCTTTGTAGATGAAGGACTGGGTGATACAGAAGGACTCCAGGCTGCATGGGAAGAATTGACTGACTCATCTGATACAATCGACTTCCAAACTGTCAAGAAACTGGCTCTAAAATATAG GTGCCTGAGCGGTATTTGGCTTCTGTTTTTCACCACCGGGACAAGAATCGACGAGGCATGGGAAAAAATCGCCACGGCCACGGTGAAAGACAAGCTGGGCACGCACGCCAAAGTGACGCCGTTGGAAGATGAGGGTGAAGGCAAGGTACTCCATGGGCAAGATCACGCCGTGAGTGTCTACACCAGAGACTTCATTGATAAGGCTGATGTGATGAAGATGGAAGAAAAACTACGTGATCTTGGTATGCGGGGTAGGATGACTTACAAGCCAAGGTTCTACTCAATCATTGGTGTGTATGCACAGAATAAATGGAGACTGCGACCGAGTATCTACACGTCGCACTGGGATGAAGTGAACAATGAAGCGTCTGTAAGAGATACCACCATCAGCTACCAGACAAAGAAAGCTTATAGATATTAG